The Gemmatimonadaceae bacterium genomic interval GACGGTCTTGGCCACACGCGCGCGCTGGCGCTGTTTTCCGATTGGACGGACCGCATCGCCGCGGGCGATGTACCAGAGAAAGCACCACAGCGGCCGCAGGGAGTCGAGCGAAACGTCGTGATCTCCGAATGGGATTGGGCCGATCCCAAATCGTATCTCCACGATCTCGTCTCGACGGATCGCCGAAACCCGACGCTCAACCCGAACGGTTTGATCTACGGATCGCTCGAGCTGAGCAGCGACTATCTCCCCGTGTTGGATCCGGTCCGCAACACGATCAGCCGAGTGCCGCTCACTGTGCGGGATGCGGCGACGCCGATCGCCGCGGGGCTGAGCACCGGCGCGCCGTCGGCCTACTGGGGCACCGATTTCCCCTGGACGAGCAAGAACAACGTTCACAACGCGATGTTCGACGAGAAGGGACGCGTCTGGATCACGTCGACGATTCGGCCCGCCGACAATCCGGCGTTCTGCAAGGCCGGATCGACGCATCCTTCGGCGAAGCTCACGCCCGTCAACCGTTCGGGACGTCAGCTCGCGATGTTTGATCCCAAGACGAAGAAGCTCACGCTTATCAACACCTGTTTTAGCACGCACCATTTGATGTTCGCCGAAGACGCCAATCGCACGTTGTGGACGAGCGGCGGCGGACCAGTCGTCGGCTGGTTCGACACGAAGCTGTTCGACGAGACCGGTGACGAGGAACGCTCGCAGGGATGGACGGCGCTCATTCTCGATACGAACGGCGACGGCAAGCGCGGCGAGTTCACGGAGCCGAACCAGCCCATCGATCCGACGAAAGACCATCGAATCAACGCGGGCTTCTACGCGGTGTCTCCAGCGCCGGATGGCACGATCTGGGCGTCGACACTCGGCTATCCCGGAGGCGTGGTCCGTCTCGTACCCGGCGCGCATCCCCCCGAGACGGCATTGGCGGAGTACTATGAGCCTCCGCTCAACAATCCCAACGCGCCGACGGTGGGATTCTCACCGCGCGGCATGGACATCGACCGCAACGGCGTCGCGTGGGTCGCGATGGCGAGCGGCCACATGGCGAGCTTCGACCGTCGCAAGTGCAAAAGCCCGCTCAACGGTCCGACGGCGA includes:
- a CDS encoding carboxypeptidase-like regulatory domain-containing protein, whose protein sequence is MKTKTIMRITGVLLGAVALLSALPRPATHVGETDIAGVVTGPRGPEAGVWVIAETNDLPTRFVRIVVTDDQGRYLIPDLPKATYNVWVRGYGLVDSPKSKATGGETLNLTAAVAPNARAAAAYYPAGYWFSMLKVPEKNEFPGTGPSGNGISPNVKSQGDWIRTIKSGTCLACHQLGSRGTRQLPPEYSQIKPSTAAWERRVQSGQAGSQMLSAIDGLGHTRALALFSDWTDRIAAGDVPEKAPQRPQGVERNVVISEWDWADPKSYLHDLVSTDRRNPTLNPNGLIYGSLELSSDYLPVLDPVRNTISRVPLTVRDAATPIAAGLSTGAPSAYWGTDFPWTSKNNVHNAMFDEKGRVWITSTIRPADNPAFCKAGSTHPSAKLTPVNRSGRQLAMFDPKTKKLTLINTCFSTHHLMFAEDANRTLWTSGGGPVVGWFDTKLFDETGDEERSQGWTALILDTNGDGKRGEFTEPNQPIDPTKDHRINAGFYAVSPAPDGTIWASTLGYPGGVVRLVPGAHPPETALAEYYEPPLNNPNAPTVGFSPRGMDIDRNGVAWVAMASGHMASFDRRKCKSPLNGPTATGQHCPEGWTFYAEPLPQLQNVSDPGSAEASYYTWVDQFDALGLGKNTPINTGNESEGLLALKDGKWVILRVPYPMGFYTKWMDGRIDDPNAGWKGRGLWATVSTRAPFHMETGKGTTSKVIHFQLRPTPLAR